One segment of Anatilimnocola aggregata DNA contains the following:
- a CDS encoding type II toxin-antitoxin system VapC family toxin, whose amino-acid sequence MLLDAGYELVVVPQNFYEYWSVVTRPAVQNGFGLSVAEATSKIQSFQYHFRFLRDEHAIFEFWYPLVNSLEVKGKQAHDARLAAAMQRHAATHLLTFNGADFK is encoded by the coding sequence ATGCTATTGGATGCCGGATACGAGCTAGTCGTTGTGCCGCAAAACTTTTATGAGTATTGGTCAGTGGTGACTCGTCCTGCAGTTCAAAACGGCTTCGGGTTGTCGGTAGCAGAGGCAACCTCGAAGATTCAATCGTTCCAGTATCACTTTCGATTTCTTCGGGACGAACACGCCATTTTCGAATTCTGGTACCCACTCGTAAACTCGCTCGAAGTAAAAGGCAAGCAAGCCCACGATGCTCGGCTGGCTGCGGCGATGCAACGTCACGCCGCGACGCATTTGCTGACATTCAATGGTGCAGATTTCAAGTGA
- a CDS encoding pyridoxamine 5'-phosphate oxidase family protein, whose product MTASTQKSVHNNNATGHETHGDIDRLAELISDIRVAMLTTFPSGGKPHARPMYTQEIEAEDFDGTLWFMTDAESLKIAELAANPAVLITYAAPSKNRYVVVTGTAHSEHNPEKAHELWNIHAKGWYPNGPDDPSLALIRVQVASAEYWDGPSNTSYLLNLLTAVVTGTRVSTTGKHGTLG is encoded by the coding sequence ATGACTGCCTCAACTCAGAAATCGGTGCACAATAACAATGCTACGGGCCACGAAACTCACGGCGATATCGACAGGCTGGCGGAGCTGATCAGCGATATTCGCGTGGCCATGCTCACCACGTTCCCGAGTGGCGGCAAGCCGCACGCGCGCCCCATGTACACGCAAGAAATCGAGGCAGAAGATTTCGATGGCACCCTCTGGTTTATGACCGATGCGGAGTCGCTCAAGATTGCCGAGCTGGCAGCGAACCCCGCCGTGCTCATTACTTATGCGGCTCCGAGCAAGAACCGCTATGTCGTGGTGACTGGCACCGCCCACAGCGAACACAATCCCGAGAAAGCGCACGAGCTTTGGAATATTCACGCCAAGGGCTGGTATCCCAATGGGCCCGACGACCCCTCGCTAGCGCTCATTCGCGTGCAAGTCGCCTCGGCCGAATACTGGGACGGCCCCTCGAACACTTCTTATCTGCTCAATCTGCTGACCGCCGTGGTGACCGGTACCCGCGTAAGCACCACGGGGAAGCATGGGACGTTGGGGTGA
- a CDS encoding ribonucleotide-diphosphate reductase subunit beta, with protein sequence MSTVSPLKMDSLSSMANAANKRIEASEKRLISCHQVDVNQLMPLKYRWAWEHYVNACANHWMPTEVPMNKDIETWRGSKLTEDERRVILRNLGFFATAESLVGNNLVLAIFRHVTNAECRQYLLRQAFEEAVHSHTFLYVVESLGLNEGEVFNMYHEVPAIADKDDMEMELTAEILDPNFTTDTFEGAQAFLKNLIGYYLIMEGIFFYTGFVMVLSFHRRNLMTGIGEQFQYILRDETIHLNFGIDLINGIRNENPHLWTPEFQAAMIARVRQAVELEIAYARDVLPRGILGLNADLFRDYVQFIADRRLERIGLATQYGSSNPFPWMSETIDLSKEKNFFETRVTEYQSASTLSWD encoded by the coding sequence ATGTCCACCGTTTCTCCTTTGAAAATGGATTCTTTGTCTTCGATGGCTAATGCCGCCAATAAGCGGATTGAGGCCAGCGAAAAGCGACTCATCAGCTGTCACCAGGTCGACGTGAATCAGCTGATGCCGCTGAAGTATCGCTGGGCCTGGGAGCACTACGTCAATGCGTGCGCGAACCATTGGATGCCCACCGAAGTGCCGATGAATAAAGACATCGAAACTTGGCGCGGCAGCAAACTGACCGAAGATGAGCGGCGGGTAATCCTGCGGAATCTCGGCTTTTTTGCAACGGCCGAAAGCCTGGTCGGCAATAACTTGGTTCTTGCGATATTTCGCCACGTCACCAATGCCGAATGCCGGCAGTACTTGTTGCGTCAGGCGTTCGAAGAAGCGGTACACTCTCACACGTTTCTGTACGTTGTCGAAAGCCTCGGCCTGAACGAAGGCGAGGTCTTCAACATGTATCACGAGGTTCCCGCGATCGCTGATAAAGACGACATGGAAATGGAGTTGACGGCCGAAATCCTCGACCCGAACTTCACCACCGATACGTTTGAAGGCGCGCAGGCCTTTTTGAAGAACTTGATCGGCTACTACCTGATCATGGAAGGGATCTTCTTCTACACCGGCTTTGTGATGGTCCTGTCGTTCCATCGCCGCAACTTGATGACCGGCATCGGCGAGCAGTTTCAGTACATCCTGCGCGATGAGACGATCCATCTCAACTTCGGCATCGACCTGATCAACGGCATCCGCAACGAGAACCCACACCTCTGGACGCCCGAGTTTCAGGCAGCCATGATCGCCCGCGTGCGCCAGGCGGTTGAACTGGAAATTGCTTACGCTCGCGACGTGCTCCCCCGCGGCATTCTCGGCCTCAATGCCGACCTGTTCCGCGACTATGTGCAGTTCATCGCCGACCGTCGCCTCGAACGCATCGGCCTGGCCACACAGTACGGCAGCTCGAACCCATTCCCGTGGATGAGCGAAACGATCGACCTCTCGAAGGAAAAGAACTTCTTCGAGACCCGCGTCACGGAGTATCAGAGTGCGTCCACGCTGAGCTGGGATTAG
- a CDS encoding DUF2752 domain-containing protein, with protein MVAIITDEAAPDESVPAQATEGEVRRFDGAIHLWLLAGSVLVIVLAATMKVHEVHEVRLPGTWFSLPELCYFRRATGLDCPGCGLTRSFISLAHGQLLAAWHFNPAGVLLFPVVLFQIPYRLAQLLRVGRGHRPWNLTTVAQGVFIALFVVLIVQWVAKFLPAW; from the coding sequence ATGGTTGCTATCATCACCGATGAAGCCGCGCCCGATGAATCGGTGCCCGCTCAAGCTACGGAGGGCGAAGTTCGTCGCTTCGACGGGGCAATTCATTTATGGCTGCTGGCTGGTTCGGTGTTGGTCATCGTATTGGCGGCCACAATGAAGGTGCACGAAGTGCACGAGGTTCGCCTGCCTGGCACCTGGTTCTCACTTCCGGAACTCTGCTATTTTCGTCGTGCTACGGGGCTCGATTGTCCGGGCTGTGGGCTGACGCGGTCATTCATTTCGCTCGCGCACGGGCAACTGCTGGCAGCCTGGCACTTCAATCCAGCTGGCGTGTTGCTGTTTCCCGTGGTTCTCTTTCAGATTCCTTATCGCCTGGCGCAATTATTGCGTGTAGGGCGTGGCCACCGACCCTGGAACCTGACCACTGTCGCGCAAGGCGTGTTTATCGCCCTGTTCGTTGTGCTCATTGTTCAATGGGTGGCTAAATTTCTCCCAGCGTGGTGA
- a CDS encoding tetratricopeptide repeat protein — MNHQSKTASSFVGLLLLGWLFFGPAWCALLPAADPPEKRGAGDIDPKVAALVEQLGDDDFAIRQLAQARLSRMGLEAFDALVAAQYHPVLEVQMRARFLVRGMSVRWYDETDPPEVARLLKSYGEQSDEERRSRMDRLGNMEDLPSLTALCRLARYEVNPILSKHAAILVLHRPEPTKGDLRAQTATTIAAGIGASKRPAIQWLQTYCDTLRDPAASVAEWQVTIEKEQELLALQPALTSRQLVRDLYRWQIKLLQQLNRDQEAIALMRQTIDLLDGDPAQVTEIVDWLVHRQAWQVVIDVGDRFPHIVADDALLLYLRAQAFLALGKNDKAAAKKAAEMAQTALELRKDNLEEHLRVAALLGDRGLFDFAEQEYRVVMKTAAPGSVADFKARFQLSEQLHDQGQELAAAESLKPAIELMYPEGDDAKGEVARDMAIRARRDPEAVRSRMHYFFSRHYHEQKDHAKEKAELAKAIESDPTDADVLIGQFRLPNLTADERKEVIDQIEASAKDFRDQVAESRENAQEAQNEQMRAQFNLQLAIACNQLAWLVSNTQGDFDEALKCSQRSLEVRPDEGGYWDTLGRCYYAKGDFENAVKQQSQAVKLQPHSGQIRRQLELFEQALARQRAAKPAATP, encoded by the coding sequence ATGAATCATCAATCGAAAACAGCCAGCAGTTTCGTGGGGCTGTTGTTATTGGGCTGGTTGTTTTTCGGGCCTGCCTGGTGTGCGTTGCTGCCAGCTGCCGATCCGCCGGAAAAGCGGGGGGCGGGCGATATCGACCCGAAAGTTGCCGCCCTGGTCGAGCAACTGGGTGACGACGATTTCGCCATTCGTCAGTTGGCGCAGGCTCGGCTGAGCCGGATGGGGCTCGAAGCGTTCGATGCGCTGGTAGCCGCGCAATATCACCCCGTGCTCGAAGTGCAAATGCGGGCCCGATTTTTGGTTCGCGGCATGTCGGTGCGTTGGTACGACGAAACCGATCCTCCCGAAGTGGCCCGCCTGCTGAAGTCGTATGGCGAACAATCGGACGAAGAGCGCCGCAGCCGAATGGATCGTCTCGGCAACATGGAAGATCTGCCCAGCCTCACGGCTCTCTGCCGACTCGCGCGGTACGAAGTGAATCCGATTCTGTCGAAGCATGCCGCGATTTTAGTTCTGCATCGCCCCGAACCGACAAAGGGTGACCTGCGCGCACAAACGGCCACGACCATTGCCGCCGGCATCGGGGCAAGCAAACGTCCCGCAATACAATGGCTGCAAACCTATTGCGATACGCTCCGCGATCCCGCCGCCAGCGTGGCCGAGTGGCAAGTCACGATTGAGAAAGAGCAGGAACTGCTCGCGCTTCAGCCCGCGTTGACCAGTCGGCAACTGGTGCGCGATTTGTATCGGTGGCAGATCAAACTGCTGCAGCAGTTGAATCGCGATCAGGAAGCGATCGCCCTGATGCGGCAAACCATCGACCTGCTCGATGGCGACCCAGCGCAAGTCACCGAGATTGTCGATTGGCTGGTTCATCGCCAGGCCTGGCAAGTGGTGATCGATGTCGGCGATCGGTTCCCGCATATCGTTGCCGACGATGCGCTGCTCCTCTATCTGCGCGCTCAAGCTTTTCTGGCGCTCGGCAAAAACGATAAAGCTGCCGCGAAGAAGGCTGCCGAGATGGCGCAAACGGCACTCGAACTGCGTAAAGACAACCTGGAAGAGCATCTGCGAGTCGCAGCCTTGCTCGGCGACCGAGGCTTGTTCGATTTTGCAGAGCAGGAATATCGCGTCGTCATGAAGACGGCCGCTCCCGGATCCGTTGCCGACTTTAAGGCCCGCTTTCAACTTTCGGAACAATTGCACGATCAGGGGCAAGAACTGGCCGCGGCAGAATCGCTCAAGCCCGCCATCGAACTGATGTATCCCGAAGGGGACGATGCCAAGGGAGAAGTAGCCCGCGATATGGCCATTCGTGCCCGGCGAGACCCCGAAGCAGTTCGCTCACGGATGCATTATTTCTTCTCGCGGCATTATCACGAGCAGAAGGACCATGCGAAAGAAAAAGCCGAACTGGCCAAGGCGATTGAGTCCGACCCGACCGATGCCGATGTGCTGATTGGGCAGTTTCGCCTGCCGAACCTGACGGCCGACGAGCGGAAAGAAGTCATCGACCAGATCGAAGCTTCGGCCAAAGATTTTCGCGATCAGGTTGCCGAGTCGCGCGAGAATGCGCAGGAAGCGCAGAACGAACAGATGCGAGCACAGTTCAATCTGCAATTGGCCATTGCCTGCAATCAACTTGCCTGGCTGGTGAGCAATACGCAGGGAGATTTCGACGAGGCCCTGAAGTGCAGCCAGCGGTCGCTGGAAGTCCGCCCCGATGAAGGTGGTTACTGGGATACCCTGGGCCGCTGTTACTATGCCAAAGGTGACTTTGAGAATGCGGTGAAGCAGCAGTCGCAGGCCGTGAAGTTGCAGCCTCATTCGGGGCAGATTCGCCGGCAGCTTGAATTATTCGAACAAGCTCTGGCCAGGCAGCGGGCCGCAAAGCCGGCGGCCACGCCATAA
- a CDS encoding alpha/beta fold hydrolase — MSGNKVTVGNLQMNVVDQGSGRPLLLVHGFPLDHTMWQGQIAALASEFRVISPDLRGFGQSIAATSSKTTMREYADELAQLLDALEITEPVVFCGLSMGGYVAWQFYAHHRQRLAGLIVCDSRAVADNEKAAAGRLETATKVETEGSQVVADAMLPKLFPAAAVERDADFVTATKKVMLAAPPAGVAAALRGMAERPDFTKELAKIDVPTLIICGAEDAIAPPAEMKEIAETIPGAKYVSIAGAGHMAPLEKPAEVNAAISAFLKSLPK, encoded by the coding sequence ATGAGTGGCAACAAAGTTACCGTCGGTAATCTGCAGATGAATGTCGTCGATCAAGGAAGTGGCCGGCCTCTCTTGCTGGTGCATGGCTTTCCGCTGGATCACACGATGTGGCAAGGACAGATCGCCGCGCTGGCCAGCGAATTTCGGGTGATTTCTCCCGACTTGCGCGGATTCGGCCAAAGCATTGCGGCCACATCGTCCAAGACGACGATGCGGGAATATGCGGATGAACTGGCCCAACTGCTCGACGCGCTGGAGATCACCGAACCGGTTGTCTTCTGCGGGCTCTCGATGGGTGGCTACGTGGCGTGGCAATTTTATGCCCACCATCGCCAACGACTCGCCGGGTTGATTGTCTGCGATTCGCGGGCGGTGGCCGATAACGAGAAAGCGGCCGCCGGGCGACTGGAAACAGCGACCAAGGTCGAGACCGAGGGCTCGCAAGTGGTAGCAGACGCGATGCTCCCTAAGTTATTCCCCGCTGCCGCCGTCGAACGCGACGCTGACTTCGTCACCGCTACGAAAAAAGTGATGCTCGCTGCACCTCCCGCGGGTGTGGCCGCCGCGCTCCGCGGCATGGCCGAGCGGCCCGACTTCACCAAGGAACTGGCCAAGATCGATGTTCCCACGCTCATCATTTGCGGCGCGGAAGATGCCATCGCCCCTCCCGCTGAAATGAAAGAAATTGCCGAAACGATTCCCGGTGCGAAATACGTCAGCATCGCGGGTGCTGGGCACATGGCCCCGCTCGAAAAGCCAGCCGAAGTGAACGCGGCCATCTCGGCCTTTTTGAAGTCGCTGCCGAAATAG
- a CDS encoding PVC-type heme-binding CxxCH protein, with protein sequence MSNKLIPARLRLLSIGLLVPLLALALFSSGTVMQAQQPAANPPRELEVDEPLPPLEAARTMVVPAGFQVTLFAGEPDVQQPIGFCIDDRGRLWVAEAYNYPHHGTKPGDRILIFEDTDNDGRFDKRTIFYDQLNYVTGIEVGFGGAWVMSPPNLYFIPDRDGDDQPDGAPQVLLDGFGNHANSHNLANGFSWGPDGWLYGTHGRTNWSLLGKPGTPKEERVRFDGGVYRYHPITHEWEPYADGTTNPWGIDWNDFGESFICNCVNPHLFHVIYGAHYEPWRNRESSQYAYQRIDTIADHLHFVGAGNVRDGLGSAAEDKAGGGHAHCGTMVYLGDNWPDKYRNTLFTNNIHGRRINNDLLRRSGSGYLAAHGDDLMRSKDPWYMGVTLRYGPDGSVFASDWSDTGECHSVKNTRRETGRIYKISYGQPQTGAVDFAKLSNKELVEKQLHRNDWHVQHARRLLQERMAAGQDMTDVAQQLRAMYSEQIEVPKKLRALWALQVIGELNDALLIEQLGNENEYIRAWAVRLLCEDRDPPAAALDRFSMLAAHDVSPLVRLHIASCLQRLKPEQRWTIAERLLQRSEDADDENLPLMIWYAIEPLVNEDAARFVSLAGTTELPLVARFIGRRIAGIPAAKDELAAAIKLLGGTKGETQQEFLTGIITGLEGRRSVPMPESWPATFVSLKERRDDRLLEQALQLALIFDDPTALELLKTQAADEKVIPAVRNRALQALVAKKAANVDFLLLKLAADPAVARVALRGLAEYENPETPTIILNNYNSLPSAARQDALQTLAARSAWAMKLVDALEANKIARSDVTAYTARQLFSLDHAELTARVKAVWGELRESPADKQLLVANIKRRVTPDAIARADRAAGRVLFQKTCANCHRFFDAGGKIGPDITGSQRTNLDYLLNTLIDPSAAVNKDYQMQVIATTSGRIITGLIVEESKTAITVQTVNEKIVVPADEIEERKVSPVSMMPDGLLQNLSTDQVQQLLAYLMGPEQVPLPMDDANGK encoded by the coding sequence ATGTCGAACAAGTTGATTCCTGCCCGGCTGAGGTTGCTATCCATCGGCCTGCTCGTGCCGCTGCTGGCGCTCGCCCTCTTCAGTAGTGGCACCGTCATGCAGGCGCAGCAGCCCGCTGCCAATCCGCCACGCGAGCTCGAAGTCGACGAACCTCTGCCGCCGCTCGAGGCCGCGCGGACAATGGTGGTCCCTGCTGGTTTTCAAGTCACGCTGTTCGCTGGCGAACCGGACGTGCAACAGCCCATCGGTTTCTGTATCGACGATCGTGGCCGGCTATGGGTCGCCGAGGCTTACAACTATCCGCATCACGGCACGAAACCGGGCGATCGAATTCTCATCTTCGAAGATACCGACAACGACGGCCGCTTCGACAAGCGCACCATCTTCTACGATCAGCTGAACTATGTGACCGGGATCGAAGTGGGCTTTGGCGGCGCGTGGGTGATGTCGCCACCGAACCTCTACTTCATTCCCGACCGCGATGGCGACGACCAGCCTGACGGCGCGCCGCAAGTGCTGCTCGATGGGTTTGGCAATCACGCCAATTCGCACAACCTGGCCAATGGTTTTTCGTGGGGCCCCGATGGCTGGCTGTACGGCACTCACGGCCGCACAAATTGGTCGCTCCTCGGCAAACCGGGTACTCCGAAGGAAGAGCGAGTACGTTTCGATGGCGGCGTCTATCGCTATCATCCCATCACGCACGAGTGGGAACCGTACGCTGACGGCACGACCAACCCTTGGGGCATCGATTGGAACGACTTCGGCGAATCGTTCATCTGCAATTGCGTCAATCCACACTTGTTTCACGTCATCTATGGCGCGCATTACGAACCGTGGCGCAATCGCGAGTCGAGCCAATACGCTTATCAGCGAATAGATACCATTGCCGACCATTTGCACTTTGTCGGGGCCGGCAACGTGCGCGATGGTCTTGGTTCCGCTGCTGAAGACAAAGCGGGAGGCGGACATGCCCACTGCGGCACGATGGTTTATCTGGGCGACAACTGGCCCGACAAATATCGCAACACCCTCTTTACGAACAACATTCACGGCCGTCGCATCAACAACGACCTGCTCCGCCGTTCAGGCTCGGGTTATCTCGCTGCGCATGGCGACGACCTGATGCGCTCGAAAGACCCTTGGTACATGGGCGTGACGCTACGCTACGGCCCCGATGGCTCGGTCTTCGCCAGCGATTGGTCGGATACGGGCGAATGCCATAGCGTGAAGAATACACGACGCGAGACGGGCCGCATCTACAAGATTTCGTATGGCCAGCCCCAAACGGGTGCCGTCGACTTCGCGAAGCTGAGCAACAAAGAGCTGGTCGAGAAGCAATTGCATCGCAACGACTGGCACGTGCAACATGCGCGGCGACTGCTGCAAGAACGAATGGCGGCGGGACAAGACATGACCGACGTCGCCCAGCAACTGAGGGCAATGTACAGCGAACAGATCGAAGTGCCGAAGAAGCTCCGCGCACTGTGGGCACTTCAAGTGATCGGCGAATTGAACGATGCCTTGCTGATCGAACAATTAGGGAATGAAAACGAATACATTCGCGCCTGGGCGGTGCGGCTGCTGTGCGAAGATCGCGATCCTCCAGCTGCTGCCCTCGATCGCTTCTCCATGCTGGCCGCGCACGATGTTTCACCCCTCGTGCGATTGCATATTGCCAGTTGCTTGCAGCGCTTGAAGCCCGAGCAGCGGTGGACGATTGCCGAACGATTGTTACAGCGAAGCGAAGACGCCGACGATGAAAACCTGCCGCTGATGATCTGGTATGCGATCGAGCCGCTGGTGAACGAAGATGCTGCGCGCTTTGTGTCACTTGCGGGCACAACGGAGTTGCCACTCGTGGCCCGCTTCATTGGCCGACGCATCGCCGGCATTCCAGCGGCGAAGGATGAGTTAGCAGCGGCGATTAAACTGCTCGGCGGCACCAAAGGAGAGACGCAGCAGGAGTTTCTCACCGGCATCATTACCGGGCTCGAAGGTCGTCGCAGTGTGCCGATGCCGGAATCGTGGCCTGCAACGTTTGTCAGCTTGAAGGAACGCCGCGATGACCGCTTGCTTGAACAAGCCCTGCAATTGGCGCTGATTTTCGATGATCCCACGGCGCTTGAACTCCTTAAAACTCAAGCTGCCGACGAGAAAGTAATTCCCGCCGTCCGCAATCGAGCGCTGCAAGCGCTCGTCGCAAAGAAGGCTGCGAATGTCGATTTTCTCTTGCTCAAATTAGCTGCCGATCCAGCTGTCGCGCGGGTAGCGCTGCGCGGACTCGCCGAATATGAGAATCCGGAAACGCCGACAATCATTCTGAATAACTACAACTCGCTCCCCAGCGCGGCCCGGCAAGATGCGCTGCAAACATTGGCCGCGCGCAGCGCCTGGGCCATGAAGCTGGTCGATGCGTTAGAAGCGAACAAGATTGCCCGCAGCGATGTGACCGCCTACACCGCTCGGCAACTCTTCAGCCTCGATCATGCCGAGCTCACTGCCCGCGTGAAAGCGGTCTGGGGAGAATTGCGCGAGTCGCCAGCCGATAAGCAACTGCTGGTCGCGAACATCAAGCGGCGAGTCACTCCCGACGCGATTGCCCGCGCCGATCGCGCCGCGGGCCGCGTCCTCTTTCAAAAGACCTGCGCGAACTGCCATCGATTCTTTGATGCCGGGGGCAAGATCGGTCCCGATATCACCGGCTCGCAGCGGACGAATCTCGATTACCTGCTGAATACGCTCATCGATCCGAGCGCTGCGGTGAATAAGGATTACCAGATGCAAGTGATTGCCACGACTAGCGGACGAATCATCACCGGGCTGATTGTGGAGGAATCGAAAACCGCCATCACCGTCCAAACGGTCAACGAAAAGATCGTTGTCCCGGCCGATGAAATCGAGGAGCGAAAAGTCTCGCCCGTCTCCATGATGCCCGACGGCCTGCTGCAAAATCTCTCGACCGACCAGGTTCAGCAACTACTCGCTTATCTAATGGGCCCCGAGCAAGTGCCACTTCCGATGGATGACGCCAACGGGAAGTAA
- a CDS encoding Dabb family protein translates to MKSLLCAFALLAFATNFAAAAEPQLAHMVFFTLASDTPENQQKLIDGAEKYLSNHEGVVYFSVGALAKDLDREVNDKGFQVALHIVFVNKAAYEKYAPHPRHNKFIEENKALWSKVRVFDSYVKTAK, encoded by the coding sequence ATGAAAAGTTTGCTTTGCGCGTTTGCGCTGCTCGCCTTCGCCACTAACTTCGCTGCCGCTGCGGAGCCGCAGCTGGCGCACATGGTCTTCTTCACCTTGGCCAGCGATACGCCCGAGAATCAGCAAAAGTTGATCGACGGCGCTGAAAAGTATCTCTCGAACCACGAAGGAGTTGTTTACTTTTCGGTCGGTGCCTTGGCCAAGGATCTCGACCGCGAAGTGAACGATAAGGGCTTTCAGGTCGCCCTGCACATCGTCTTCGTGAACAAGGCCGCGTATGAAAAGTACGCTCCCCATCCGCGGCACAATAAGTTCATCGAAGAGAACAAGGCCCTGTGGAGCAAGGTCCGAGTCTTCGATTCGTACGTGAAGACAGCGAAATAA